The following are encoded together in the Candidatus Marinimicrobia bacterium CG08_land_8_20_14_0_20_45_22 genome:
- a CDS encoding glutamate--tRNA ligase, translating to MIRTRFAPSPTGFLHVGGLRTALYNYLFAKSQAGRFILRIEDTDQNRRVPGAVENLIETLKWAKVIPDEGPEFGGDLGPYIQSQRLEFYRQHVQSLIEKGHAYHCFCSTARLDALRKQQIAEHKQPRYDNHCRNLSDSEVRQRLANNEPYVIRMKTPETGIVEVHDLIRGDVSFPADQLDDQVLMKSDGFPTYHLANVVDDHLMQISHVIRGEEWLPSTPKHQLLYNYFGWDSPQFAHLSLLLNPNKSKLSKRQGDVAAEDYRRKGYLPEALINFLALLGWNPGTDQEIFSMDELIREFSLERIGKSGAIFNVEKLDWMNGHYIRKLSPEKLFQLSFDFLPDRNGWDDNQTISILKAIQESLTTFSEIPEKTRLFFTDPLNYDFPDIQEYLAKPEAVTILQSLISQIEVIQNFDADSFVAATKTVQKTTGIKGKPLWMTIRAALTGETHGPEIHVITHILSREICVRRLQSALEYAKRQIDRN from the coding sequence TTGATTAGAACCCGATTCGCACCCAGTCCGACCGGTTTTCTCCATGTCGGTGGCTTACGGACAGCTCTGTACAATTATCTTTTCGCCAAAAGCCAAGCGGGTCGGTTTATCCTGAGAATTGAAGATACTGACCAAAACCGACGAGTTCCGGGCGCTGTCGAAAACCTCATCGAGACTCTTAAATGGGCAAAGGTGATTCCGGACGAAGGACCGGAGTTCGGCGGCGATTTAGGTCCATACATTCAATCTCAGCGTCTGGAATTTTATCGCCAACACGTTCAATCGCTGATCGAAAAAGGTCATGCCTATCACTGTTTCTGTTCGACCGCTCGCTTGGATGCCCTACGCAAACAGCAAATCGCCGAACACAAACAGCCTCGCTATGACAATCATTGCCGCAACCTTTCAGATTCTGAAGTCCGTCAGCGTCTTGCAAACAACGAACCGTATGTAATTCGTATGAAAACGCCGGAAACCGGAATCGTCGAAGTCCACGATCTGATTCGCGGCGACGTGTCATTTCCCGCCGATCAGTTGGACGATCAGGTGTTGATGAAATCGGACGGTTTCCCGACATATCATTTAGCAAACGTCGTGGATGACCACCTGATGCAAATATCGCACGTTATTCGTGGCGAAGAGTGGTTGCCCAGCACGCCGAAACACCAATTGCTTTACAATTATTTCGGCTGGGATTCGCCGCAGTTCGCGCATCTTTCGTTGTTATTAAATCCCAATAAAAGCAAATTGTCGAAGCGTCAGGGCGACGTCGCCGCTGAAGATTATCGAAGAAAAGGTTACTTGCCCGAAGCGCTGATCAATTTTCTGGCTCTGCTCGGCTGGAACCCCGGCACCGATCAGGAAATCTTTTCGATGGACGAACTAATCCGCGAGTTTTCGCTGGAAAGAATCGGAAAGAGCGGCGCCATTTTCAACGTGGAAAAACTTGACTGGATGAACGGACATTATATCCGAAAATTGTCGCCCGAAAAACTATTTCAGTTATCATTCGACTTTTTACCTGACCGAAACGGCTGGGACGATAACCAAACGATTTCTATTTTAAAGGCAATTCAGGAAAGTTTGACGACATTTTCAGAAATACCAGAGAAGACGCGGTTATTCTTCACCGATCCTCTAAATTACGACTTCCCTGATATTCAGGAATATCTTGCCAAGCCGGAAGCGGTAACAATTCTCCAATCTCTCATTTCTCAAATAGAAGTGATTCAGAATTTCGACGCTGATTCCTTCGTCGCGGCAACTAAAACCGTCCAGAAAACGACCGGCATCAAGGGAAAACCGCTCTGGATGACAATTCGCGCGGCGCTGACCGGCGAAACTCACGGCCCGGAAATTCACGTCATTACCCATATCCTCAGCCGTGAAATTTGCGTCCGCCGTTTGCAATCAGCTCTCGAATATGCTAAACGACAAATCGATCGTAATTAA